A region of Paenibacillus sp. JNUCC-31 DNA encodes the following proteins:
- a CDS encoding phosphoribosylanthranilate isomerase: protein MSAFNDDGTSSRDENLRSQPAAAIKICGLQDVEVLKSMINLPVDYIGVIFAPSRRRITPEQGAELRTVLLDWTMFDRPKLAGVFVNPTLEELDSIMKVSRLDVIQLHGQESPDFCEQVKQRFDTEVFKAFSFPKDEEGSLTEDNALMALDPYKNVVDAILLDTYDPLYGGGSGKTFAWERIPFYAEWARNHGIALFVAGGLQPDNVQQLIQTYAPNGVDVSSGVESEGVKDIAKITAFVERVKQA, encoded by the coding sequence ATGAGTGCATTCAATGATGACGGCACAAGCAGTAGAGATGAGAATCTGCGAAGTCAGCCGGCAGCGGCTATAAAAATATGTGGACTTCAGGACGTTGAAGTGCTAAAATCGATGATAAACTTGCCTGTGGATTACATTGGTGTTATTTTTGCCCCATCCCGTCGCCGAATTACACCTGAACAGGGTGCTGAGCTAAGAACTGTTCTTTTGGACTGGACGATGTTTGATCGGCCGAAGCTGGCGGGTGTTTTCGTGAATCCCACGCTCGAAGAGCTGGACAGTATCATGAAGGTTTCACGTCTGGATGTCATTCAGCTGCATGGACAGGAATCGCCGGATTTTTGTGAACAGGTGAAACAACGTTTTGATACCGAAGTGTTCAAGGCTTTTTCTTTTCCCAAGGATGAAGAAGGTTCATTAACTGAAGATAATGCCTTGATGGCACTTGATCCATATAAAAATGTGGTGGACGCCATATTGCTCGATACTTACGACCCGCTCTATGGAGGGGGTTCCGGTAAAACCTTTGCCTGGGAACGAATTCCTTTCTATGCCGAATGGGCGAGAAATCATGGAATTGCGTTGTTCGTGGCAGGTGGATTACAGCCGGATAATGTGCAACAACTGATACAGACATATGCACCGAACGGCGTCGATGTTTCCAGCGGCGTAGAGTCCGAAGGTGTGAAGGATATTGCGAAAATAACAGCATTTGTAGAAAGGGTGAAGCAGGCATGA
- the trpC gene encoding indole-3-glycerol phosphate synthase TrpC — translation MYLDRIVATKHKEVEVLAQTFQMDDALKKIDALPNTRGFERALSEDRNRKLGLIAEVKKASPSKGLIRPDFHPVEIASAYERAGADCISVLTDVSYFQGNSEYLQAIHQAVNIPLLRKDFIIDERQIAEARLLGADAVLLIASILTPEQMRQYLTFAKSLGLDALIEVHDRTELEQVLDIPQATLVGINNRNLKTFETSLNTTLDLMDLIPDSVTLISESGIDGPQPLESLIKAGVHGILVGEHLMRKDDVEAAVYELMGPKA, via the coding sequence ATGTATCTTGATCGAATCGTAGCAACTAAACATAAAGAAGTTGAAGTTCTTGCACAAACCTTTCAGATGGACGATGCGTTGAAAAAGATAGACGCATTACCCAATACTCGTGGATTTGAACGAGCTTTATCAGAGGATCGCAACCGTAAGCTCGGCCTCATTGCCGAGGTAAAGAAGGCATCTCCGTCCAAAGGACTGATACGTCCTGATTTCCATCCGGTAGAGATCGCTTCCGCATACGAGCGGGCTGGAGCGGATTGTATCTCGGTATTGACTGATGTTTCTTATTTCCAGGGAAATAGCGAATACTTGCAGGCGATTCATCAGGCTGTGAACATACCGCTGCTGCGCAAGGATTTTATTATAGATGAACGACAGATTGCCGAGGCAAGGCTGCTTGGCGCGGATGCTGTTTTGCTGATTGCGAGCATTCTGACACCCGAACAGATGCGTCAATATCTGACGTTTGCCAAAAGTCTGGGCCTTGATGCATTAATTGAAGTTCATGATCGGACCGAACTGGAGCAAGTATTGGATATTCCGCAGGCAACACTTGTAGGTATCAACAATCGCAATCTGAAAACGTTCGAAACTAGTCTGAACACCACGCTGGATTTGATGGACTTGATTCCGGATAGTGTAACCTTGATCAGTGAAAGTGGAATTGACGGTCCGCAGCCATTGGAATCTCTTATTAAGGCAGGTGTACATGGTATCCTTGTTGGAGAGCATCTGATGCGCAAGGATGATGTTGAGGCTGCGGTTTACGAACTGATGGGACCAAAAGCATGA
- the trpD gene encoding anthranilate phosphoribosyltransferase: protein MNEESKRPVTETSQAEGMKNGLAKILEGSHLEQAEARDLMYSIMRGEATPAQIGGLLMALRMKGETVDEITGFAEAMRGQGGRILTDGNGLLDTCGTGGSGIHKFNISTASAIIASAVSVRVAKHGNRSASGKAGSADVLEALGVNIHLNGEQARQCLDEIGICFCFAQVYHPSMKHAAAPRKELGVRTIFNMLGPLTNPAGADRQLLGLYDRSRTPMIAEVLNRLGLKRALVVASHDGLDEISISAPTQVSELRNGEVQTYDIDPRDVGLSLHPLESVLGGNAAQNAEIIKRIFKGERSAYRDVVLLNAGACIYVSGLADTIAEGVLMATEAVDSGKAAGKLEQLIHTTEAYSHVS from the coding sequence ATGAATGAAGAATCCAAACGGCCCGTAACTGAAACAAGCCAAGCGGAAGGAATGAAAAATGGCCTTGCCAAAATTTTGGAGGGCAGCCATCTGGAGCAGGCGGAAGCACGCGACTTGATGTATTCCATCATGAGAGGTGAAGCGACTCCGGCTCAAATCGGGGGGTTGCTTATGGCCTTGCGGATGAAGGGGGAGACGGTGGATGAAATCACCGGGTTTGCGGAGGCCATGCGTGGGCAGGGTGGACGAATTCTGACAGACGGTAATGGACTGTTGGACACCTGTGGAACGGGTGGTTCAGGTATTCATAAGTTCAATATTTCAACGGCGTCAGCCATTATTGCTTCAGCAGTTTCTGTTCGGGTTGCGAAACATGGCAATCGCTCGGCATCAGGCAAAGCAGGAAGTGCGGATGTACTAGAAGCGCTTGGTGTGAATATTCATCTGAACGGAGAACAGGCGAGGCAGTGCCTTGATGAGATTGGAATCTGTTTCTGTTTTGCCCAGGTGTATCATCCTTCCATGAAACATGCGGCTGCGCCAAGAAAAGAGCTGGGTGTACGCACAATCTTTAACATGCTTGGACCGCTAACCAACCCTGCCGGGGCCGATCGCCAATTGCTTGGTCTGTATGACCGCAGCCGGACTCCGATGATTGCTGAGGTGCTGAATCGTCTGGGACTGAAAAGAGCTTTGGTCGTTGCGAGTCATGATGGTCTGGATGAAATCAGTATTTCCGCACCTACCCAGGTATCTGAATTGCGTAACGGTGAAGTGCAGACCTATGATATTGATCCACGTGATGTGGGGCTTTCATTGCATCCGCTGGAATCAGTCCTTGGAGGAAATGCAGCCCAGAATGCAGAAATTATTAAAAGGATCTTCAAGGGAGAGCGAAGTGCATACCGTGATGTCGTTCTTTTGAATGCCGGTGCGTGCATATACGTATCTGGTCTCGCGGACACCATTGCAGAAGGTGTGTTGATGGCGACAGAAGCTGTAGACTCCGGCAAGGCTGCCGGGAAACTGGAACAGTTAATTCATACAACGGAGGCGTACAGTCATGTATCTTGA
- the trpE gene encoding anthranilate synthase component I, translating into MITPNVNQVLKMSNEYNLIPVVKRILADMETPIRIFRRYADNDRAFLLESVEGGIQWARYSFIGTDPFLMISAKKGRIMVEEAGHTRELPGKPIEELKALLRKYRSPKDDELPPFTGGAIGFFGYDLLQYYEKLPAHALDDLKMDDIRFMFCDQIIVFDHVKQQMLLVGNVHVKDGATDDDIRQAYALTSEKLEQAAERLQQQGPGENLNPRSIPGDIELGDIQSNLTKEQFIGNVEQAKEYIRAGDIFQVVLSQRFHIDTEVSPLHVYRVLRTLNPSPYMYYLKMDDEIIVGTSPEALVKVDGNRVETRPIAGTRPRGATEAEDRALAADLLQDEKERAEHLMLVDLGRNDLGRVSNFGSVKCDMFMEIERYSHVMHMVSNVTGELREDKDFFDAFLSCLPAGTVSGAPKLRAMEIIAELEKEARGAYAGAIGYLGFSGNMDSCITIRTIIFKKGKAYVQAGAGIVWDSVPENEYEETVNKAKALLKAIRTAEAMFPAKEKDSIMNLANADYFVTPATAVQN; encoded by the coding sequence ATGATAACGCCAAACGTTAATCAAGTACTGAAAATGTCGAATGAATATAATCTGATTCCGGTAGTCAAACGGATTCTGGCAGACATGGAGACCCCAATTCGAATTTTCCGCCGTTATGCTGACAACGACCGGGCATTTCTGCTGGAAAGTGTGGAGGGTGGGATTCAATGGGCGAGATATTCCTTCATCGGTACAGATCCGTTCCTGATGATTTCAGCCAAAAAAGGCAGGATTATGGTAGAAGAAGCTGGCCATACTCGGGAATTGCCAGGCAAACCGATTGAAGAACTCAAAGCACTGCTGCGTAAGTATCGCAGTCCGAAAGATGATGAACTGCCACCATTCACGGGCGGGGCCATTGGTTTCTTTGGATACGATCTGCTGCAATATTATGAGAAGCTCCCAGCTCATGCGTTGGATGATCTGAAAATGGACGATATACGCTTCATGTTCTGTGACCAGATTATCGTGTTCGACCATGTGAAGCAGCAGATGCTGCTGGTGGGAAATGTACATGTGAAAGACGGTGCAACGGATGATGATATCCGTCAAGCTTATGCCTTAACCTCAGAGAAGCTGGAACAAGCCGCTGAACGTTTACAGCAGCAAGGACCAGGGGAGAACCTGAATCCGCGCTCCATTCCAGGAGATATTGAATTAGGGGATATTCAATCCAATCTAACTAAAGAACAGTTTATTGGTAATGTAGAGCAGGCCAAAGAGTACATTCGGGCAGGAGATATTTTTCAAGTAGTATTATCCCAACGATTCCATATTGATACCGAAGTTTCTCCGCTGCATGTATATCGGGTTCTTCGGACATTGAATCCTTCCCCTTATATGTACTATCTGAAGATGGATGATGAGATTATTGTTGGGACCTCACCTGAAGCACTGGTCAAAGTGGATGGAAACCGCGTAGAGACACGACCGATTGCGGGGACTCGTCCAAGAGGAGCTACGGAAGCCGAAGATCGTGCGCTGGCAGCGGATCTGCTTCAGGATGAGAAGGAACGCGCAGAACATCTGATGCTTGTCGATTTGGGTCGCAACGATCTGGGCCGAGTATCTAACTTTGGAAGTGTGAAATGTGACATGTTCATGGAGATTGAGCGTTATTCCCACGTCATGCACATGGTGTCCAATGTTACAGGTGAGCTTAGAGAAGACAAGGATTTCTTTGATGCATTTCTCTCCTGTTTGCCAGCAGGAACGGTATCTGGGGCGCCGAAGCTGCGTGCAATGGAGATCATCGCGGAACTGGAGAAAGAAGCACGAGGTGCGTATGCAGGAGCCATCGGTTATCTCGGGTTCTCGGGGAACATGGATTCCTGTATTACCATTCGAACGATTATTTTCAAAAAAGGAAAAGCATATGTGCAGGCTGGAGCCGGAATCGTATGGGACTCCGTACCTGAGAATGAATATGAAGAAACGGTAAATAAAGCCAAGGCACTATTAAAGGCGATCCGTACAGCAGAAGCCATGTTTCCTGCGAAAGAGAAGGACAGTATCATGAACCTGGCCAACGCTGATTATTTTGTTACTCCAGCCACAGCTGTACAGAACTGA
- the aroH gene encoding chorismate mutase, with product MFTRGIRGATTVTHNNEEQILKETAVLLQEIVDRNEITPEDICSVWITMTGDLDAAFPAKAIRQLDGWELVPLMCALEVPVAGALPQCIRFMVHINTGKSQNEIHHVYLNGAQSLRPDLAAPSNS from the coding sequence ATGTTTACTCGGGGGATTCGCGGGGCCACAACGGTCACGCATAACAACGAAGAACAGATTTTGAAAGAAACGGCTGTGCTATTGCAGGAAATTGTGGATCGTAACGAGATTACACCTGAAGATATTTGCAGTGTGTGGATTACGATGACAGGAGATCTGGATGCTGCGTTCCCGGCAAAGGCGATTCGTCAGTTAGACGGCTGGGAGCTTGTACCCTTGATGTGTGCACTCGAAGTTCCGGTTGCAGGAGCTTTGCCACAGTGCATTCGTTTTATGGTACACATCAACACAGGAAAAAGTCAGAATGAGATTCACCACGTATACCTCAATGGGGCACAGTCTCTTCGGCCGGATTTGGCGGCACCTTCCAATTCGTAA
- the aroB gene encoding 3-dehydroquinate synthase has protein sequence MRQLTVQLEERSYPILIGSGLLAQAPQYFEQYGLTKKSPLLIITDENVAPKYLSDLEQTLRTAGFIVVSAVVPSGETSKSLSVYQDMMTVAIEGKLDRSSAIVALGGGVVGDLAGFVAATYMRGIKFIQVPTTILAHDSSVGGKVAVNHPLAKNMIGAFHQPELVLYDVDTLQSLPPRDVSAGLSEMLKHGLIRDGAFAYWCEEHAEELLALDSEALGYGLERGCGIKAEIVSRDEREHGERALLNLGHTIGHAIEAIAGYGEFLHGEAISIGMAGSALLGEKLGAPAGLYDDTVRMLRSLRLPVTMPKHLETDELMDAMMHDKKFREGHMVFIIPDRIGAARIVKDVPVTVVRDVIEWLKKGE, from the coding sequence ATGCGCCAGCTGACAGTGCAGTTGGAGGAGCGCTCTTATCCAATCCTGATTGGCAGCGGCTTGCTGGCTCAAGCACCCCAATATTTTGAGCAATATGGCTTGACCAAAAAAAGCCCGCTACTCATTATTACCGATGAGAATGTGGCACCCAAATATTTGTCAGATCTTGAACAAACGCTGCGGACGGCAGGTTTTATAGTCGTCTCAGCAGTGGTCCCTTCTGGTGAAACGTCGAAATCCCTTTCGGTCTATCAGGATATGATGACTGTCGCCATCGAAGGCAAACTGGACCGCAGTTCGGCTATTGTTGCTTTAGGCGGCGGTGTAGTGGGGGATCTGGCTGGTTTTGTTGCTGCTACATATATGCGCGGAATCAAGTTTATACAAGTGCCTACGACGATCCTGGCGCACGACAGCAGTGTTGGCGGCAAGGTAGCAGTCAATCATCCACTGGCGAAAAATATGATTGGTGCATTCCATCAGCCAGAGCTTGTGCTCTATGATGTGGATACTCTTCAATCTCTACCGCCGCGCGATGTTTCAGCTGGCTTGTCAGAAATGTTAAAGCACGGACTGATTCGGGACGGAGCTTTTGCATACTGGTGTGAGGAGCATGCGGAGGAACTGCTTGCCCTTGATTCGGAGGCTTTGGGTTACGGTTTGGAACGTGGCTGTGGCATCAAGGCAGAGATTGTATCCAGAGACGAACGTGAACATGGAGAACGTGCGTTGTTGAATCTGGGTCATACGATTGGTCATGCGATTGAAGCGATTGCCGGCTACGGCGAATTTTTGCATGGTGAAGCCATCTCCATTGGTATGGCAGGCTCGGCATTACTTGGCGAGAAGCTGGGAGCACCGGCAGGGCTCTATGACGATACGGTCCGCATGCTGCGTTCATTGCGCCTTCCGGTGACGATGCCAAAACATTTGGAAACGGATGAATTAATGGATGCAATGATGCATGACAAAAAGTTTCGTGAAGGTCATATGGTCTTCATTATTCCTGACCGGATCGGCGCCGCCCGAATTGTGAAGGACGTGCCTGTAACGGTAGTACGCGACGTCATTGAATGGCTCAAGAAGGGAGAATAA
- the aroC gene encoding chorismate synthase, translating to MSLRYLTAGETHGPQLTAIIEGLPSNLNIDFEELNFQLQRRQKGYGRGRRMQIEKDQANFVGGIRHGYTTGAPVALVVQNNDWKHWQKIMNIEPIEGSDEEKRRVHRPRPGHADLNGGLKYNLKDLRNVLERSSARETTVRVACGAIARQFLAEFGIKVAGRVLRIGEIEAPYQDLPIDELIEVTEASSVRVTDAETEKKMEAYIDQIKQEGDSIGGIVECIVEGVPVGLGSYVQYDRKLDARIAQGVMSINAFKGVEIGIGFEAGTIRGSQVHDEIMYSEERGYHRATNRLGGFEGGMTNGMPVVVRGVMKPIPTLYKPLQSVDIDTKEAFTAQVERSDACAVPAASVVMEHVVAWEIAKAFLEKFGGDSMEEIRSNFESYNNQLENY from the coding sequence ATGAGTTTACGCTATTTAACCGCAGGGGAGACGCACGGACCCCAATTAACCGCAATTATTGAAGGTTTGCCTAGTAATCTGAATATTGACTTTGAAGAGCTGAATTTCCAGCTTCAACGCCGCCAGAAAGGATATGGCCGTGGTCGCCGGATGCAAATTGAGAAAGATCAGGCCAATTTCGTTGGTGGTATCCGTCACGGATATACAACGGGTGCTCCAGTAGCATTGGTCGTTCAAAATAATGACTGGAAACACTGGCAGAAGATTATGAATATTGAGCCGATTGAAGGCAGCGATGAAGAGAAACGTCGTGTTCATCGTCCACGTCCGGGACATGCTGATCTGAACGGAGGACTGAAGTATAACCTGAAAGACTTGCGTAACGTACTGGAGCGTTCCAGTGCCCGTGAGACAACAGTTCGTGTAGCTTGTGGCGCCATTGCACGTCAATTCCTCGCTGAATTTGGGATCAAAGTAGCAGGTCGTGTGCTGCGCATTGGAGAGATCGAAGCACCTTATCAGGATCTGCCGATCGATGAACTGATCGAAGTGACAGAAGCTTCCTCCGTACGTGTGACCGATGCAGAAACCGAGAAGAAGATGGAGGCCTACATCGATCAAATCAAGCAGGAAGGTGATTCCATCGGGGGAATCGTGGAATGTATCGTTGAAGGTGTGCCTGTGGGTCTTGGGAGCTACGTACAGTATGATCGCAAACTGGATGCACGAATCGCTCAGGGTGTGATGTCCATTAATGCATTCAAGGGTGTTGAAATTGGTATCGGCTTCGAAGCCGGAACCATTCGTGGTTCTCAGGTACATGATGAGATTATGTATAGTGAAGAGCGCGGTTACCATCGGGCGACTAACCGTCTTGGCGGATTCGAGGGTGGAATGACCAACGGAATGCCGGTTGTGGTACGTGGAGTTATGAAACCTATTCCTACATTGTACAAACCGCTTCAAAGTGTGGATATCGATACAAAAGAAGCATTCACAGCTCAGGTTGAGCGTTCAGATGCATGTGCAGTTCCGGCAGCTAGTGTCGTTATGGAGCATGTGGTAGCCTGGGAAATTGCGAAGGCTTTCCTTGAGAAATTCGGTGGAGATTCCATGGAGGAAATCCGCTCGAACTTTGAAAGCTACAATAATCAACTGGAGAATTACTAA
- a CDS encoding CheR family methyltransferase codes for MLEQEQLLDPDYTGFIRKIKESTGIDLAQYKEGQMKRRLTTLRNKNGFHTFSIFFDAMQKDKSLFYEFLDRMTINVSEFWRNPNRWEVLRDEILPELQGSKRGVKVWSAACSTGEEPYTLAMILDTMGILKGSSITASDLDEGALAKAKEGRYMERSLKDVPKETANRYFKQDGLVYRIDEQLKSSVKFMKQNLLLDHFDDGYDLIVCRNVMIYFTEEAKNLLYHKFAASLRPGGILFVGSTEQIFSPGQYGLETAETFFYRKK; via the coding sequence ATGCTGGAGCAGGAACAACTACTAGACCCGGATTACACCGGATTTATTCGTAAAATCAAAGAGAGCACAGGTATTGATCTTGCTCAATACAAGGAAGGCCAGATGAAAAGAAGGCTGACCACACTTCGTAACAAAAACGGATTTCATACGTTTTCTATCTTTTTTGATGCCATGCAGAAAGACAAGTCACTGTTCTACGAATTTCTGGATCGCATGACCATTAACGTCTCGGAATTTTGGCGGAATCCCAATCGCTGGGAAGTGCTGCGAGATGAAATCCTGCCTGAGTTGCAGGGTTCGAAACGTGGAGTTAAAGTGTGGAGTGCGGCTTGCTCCACAGGCGAGGAGCCTTACACTTTGGCGATGATACTGGACACGATGGGGATTCTTAAGGGAAGCTCCATCACAGCAAGTGACCTGGATGAAGGAGCTCTTGCGAAAGCCAAGGAAGGGCGTTATATGGAACGCTCGCTCAAAGACGTACCGAAGGAAACGGCCAATCGATACTTTAAGCAAGATGGCTTGGTATACCGCATTGATGAGCAATTAAAAAGTTCTGTCAAGTTCATGAAACAAAATCTGTTGCTCGATCATTTTGACGATGGATATGATCTGATTGTGTGCCGAAATGTCATGATCTATTTTACCGAGGAAGCCAAAAACCTGCTGTACCATAAGTTTGCAGCAAGCTTGCGTCCAGGTGGTATTTTATTTGTGGGCAGTACGGAACAGATTTTCTCCCCGGGACAATATGGTCTGGAGACAGCGGAGACATTCTTTTATCGCAAAAAATAA